Within Populus trichocarpa isolate Nisqually-1 chromosome 6, P.trichocarpa_v4.1, whole genome shotgun sequence, the genomic segment ATAATCCTGTCCAGGTCAGAGGCAGCTGGCAATGAAAATCTGACCCCACCCATCACAAGTCTTTCAAAATAACAAGTTTCGAAAACCAGAATACGACCGAATGAGTATGTTCACCATCGCCCTTGACTCATTCAAGGAATTATGCGATGAGTGAGTTAGCGTCCGCATGAAACTTGCGTGGAAGATGGTAGCAGGCCAAGGTTAATTTCTttattcctttccttttcacCATGGAAAAtgacatcaaattaatatgataatacaGAATCTTTCTCGTTTGAATTCTAGGTTAATTGCTCTTTATTAATTATCTCTAGAAATCATCGAGCACAGATCAACTTGAACTCATTTTATATTCAGTTTAAAACGAAGACAAGGGTTGGACATCACCAAGTCAAGGGCTTTTTGAGGACGGAATCTTTGAGAGAAAATCATAACCTTTCTTCTTGTATGGAGCCGCATCCctcaaccaaaataaatatcacAGTAGCCAGGCCGGTGTAGTATCTTCCTTGATTAAAAATTCAAGCTATCGAATCGCCCTGTCAACTTCAGTTATGgctattttattcatttttataagttttgaaaagaaaaaaaattatttcagggCAGGTCTCATCCGAGTTTAACCAGTTATGAATTCATGTAGGTTtcaatatccttttttttttttatcgaaagaAAATTCGATCCGCTTTAATAACTACCATAAATACTACCACTTATGATAGGAGAAACAACAGTCATCTGATTTTTGTCTAGAACTACGTACTGGCAGCAAACATTCCGGGCCAGGTAACCTTTAGAAATTGGCCTTTTGTTGGCTTCTCTTGATTCTTCTTTTCTCTGTGTTAAACTCTATCACTGATTTTAGATTCTTAGACTCGCCACAGCAGGAGCATTGAGATGGAAGTGAACAACAGGTATATCACAATAACGAAACACATACAGGGTTCGGCAAAGGAGTCTGATTTCGAGCTCAAGGTTGCACCTCTTGGATTATCGGTGGAGCCTGGTTCCAATGACATTATTGTGAAGAATCTGTGTGTGTCAATTGATCCTTACCAGCTTAATCGCATGAAGAGTTACAGCTCCTCACAGAAAACAGTACAAGCTGCAGATGGTATCTCTCCCGGTCAGGTACGTACATCAATTTACAATGGTTTCAGAATGAATATCCTTGTTGGAGATTATTCAGATGGAGCAGTGAGTTATTTCTTTCTCCTTGCCAGCCTATTGATGCTCTTGGAGTAGCCAAGGTTTTGGTTTCTGACAATCCTGAATTTGTGAAAGATGACTTGGTTGTGGGGTTTGTTCACTGGGGAGAATATAGTGTAGTAAAAGGAGGAGGCATGTTAAGGAAGGTGGACCCAAAAACTGAACTACCGTTATCATATCATGCTGGAATTCTAGGTAATCAATCACCTGTCTTCATTTTTTGGAAAAATCAGAAATCACCAGCATAGTAATGATCATCAAGAAcatttgtttgatttgttcaCTGATCTTTTCATGCTACAGGATTAAGTGGACTAACAGCCTATGCTGGGCTGTTTGAAATATGCAAGCCCAAGAAGGGAGACAAAGTGTTTGTATCTGCTGCTTGTGGATCAGTTGGAAATTTGGTGGGCCAGTATGCAAAACTTTCTGGTTGCTATGTAGTTGGATGTGCTGGTAGCAGAGACAAGGTTAGGAATCTGGTTTAGTTTTGTATTTCAATCTGAAGATTTTTCGTGCTGGGATTAAAATCTTATGTTAGCATCATCTATTTAGGTAGCATTGCTAAAGGAGAAGCTTGGTTTTGATGATGCTTTCAACTACAAGGAAGAAACTGATTTGAATTCCGCTCTCACAAGGTtagaaacatcaaaatcaatatttcaGGTTATGATGTCaacgaaaaaggaaaaagcttcagCTCATGAAAATCACTCAATGCGAAAACTATAACAAGTAAAAATTGGAAGTTGAACGTTGAGCATGTTCTACGTTGCTGCAGAGCATTCCATGTCTAATATGGACACTTCGACACTCCAAATACATGAAAAcatacaagaaaatttgaaaaatagtcAAGTTTGACTATTTTTGCTTTTTCCTGATAAATTATTTGAGCTTGCTTGTTGATTCCACATTAATTCCACAGGTACTTTCCTGATgggattgatatatattttgacaaTGTTGGAGCTGACATGCTAGAAGCTGCTGTTGCTAATTTGAATCCCTTTGGTAGAGTAGCTGCATGTGGAACAATTGCTGAGTATTCAGAAACTGCAAAACGAGCAGCACCAAATATGATAGATGTTATATACAAGAGGATTAAAATCCAAGGATTTTTAGCCATGGATCACAAGAGCCTGCATTCAGATTTTCTTTCGACAACGACTGAATACATTCAAAATGGCAAGATTAAGGTGCAAGAGGACATTTCTATTGGTGTAGAAAGCATCCCCTTAGCTTTCATAGGACTATTCAGAGGTGATAATGTTGGAAAGAAGATTGTTAAAATTGCAGATGAGTGATTAGGAAGAGAaaactcattttgtttttatgatcaATAAACTACAAAGAATATTGCGACATTGTTGATCAAAttaattgttgtctttttttctctcctgtgAGATGAACGATATTTTGAGTATTAATTTTTtgggataattacaaaaaatctCCTAAGGTTTCATCACGTTTTTACTGCAAACGATGATCATTGCTGGAACTGGGTTTTCCAATCGCAATTTCTGGCATTACTTCCTTCCCTCGTCTTTATCACTTTTCCCAAATTTTCTTGAGAGGGGTGGGGTTAATTTTGACTTGAGTGAATTTGGTGTTTTCCACATGGTGTTGGAGAAAGGAAACTATGGTTACAAAAAGGCCTCATGCAAGGGGGAAAATGCAAGAGAAAGTTACAAAAATGACACTGCACAGTatctctcttttagttttttgtgaTGATATAGTCATGAGTGGTTCAAGTGGTCACCGTCTCTGATGTTATGTTGAAAAGTAGAGCAGAAAAAAGTCATCACTCGACTTAATCAACTCTGTTGCAGTGACCAAGGATTTTTGGAAAGCACAGCAGGAACACTAAAATGGAAGTGAGCAGCAGGTATATAACAATAAAGACTCACGTACAGGGCTCAGCTTATGAGTCTGACTTCGAGCTCAAAGTGGCATCACTTGGACTGTCGGCGGAGCCTGGTTCTGATGAGATTATTCTAAGAAACCTATTTGTATCAATAGATCCTGCCCAGATTAACCGCATGAAGAGTTACAGCTCCTCACAGAAATCAAGTAAAAACTGAATCTGGCATCATTCCTGGTGAGGTATATCATCAGTTTATTATCACAGTGCAACTTGATGCTGCAAAGCAGCCCTCCCTGCTGCCTCCTTTCTATCACCAAGCAAGCCTAACTTGCTTGTCATCTTGTCTTTATTATCATCACTTAATGGATGCCCTTTTTTTGCTGTTatctagaaaaagaaatttatttagttagaaaataaattgtagaATTAAGGTGTTGTTTTGTAATTGGTTGTTGTTACAACATATTTTCGAAAAATAGCTATTAGAAATGTTAAATAGcttttatgaaatatatagctgtaataaaattaattatgagagTTTAAAAAAACTGCAGTGTcagtttaaagataaaaataaactattatagaagataaaaagtttaaaaaatataagcaaaattatatctttttaatataaaataaaaatattttgaaataacctctcaaactttatttttacaataGGCAGAGGGTTCGCATACTATAATTTAATGCTAAGGAAGCTAGACCCAACAGCATATTGGGCTTTTTGAAATATGTAAGCCCAGGAAGGGAGAAAGGTTGTTTGGATCTGCTGCTTGTGGATCAGTTGGAAATTTGGTGGGTCAGTATGCAAAAACATCGGGCTGCTATGTGGTAGGAAGTGCTGGAAGCAATGATAAGGTCAGTGTCTGGGTACTTTTGTCACGTActgtaagtttatttttgtagttttaaagtgtttttaaaataaatttatttgtttttttaaaaaaactattattttttaagttttgagttgttttgacatgtcaaaaataaattataaaaaataaaaatattattttaataaattttcaaataaaaaaataattattataatacgAAACGTTCTCTTAATGTTATAcgatggggaaaaaaaaaaaaaaaggtctcacCTTAGCTTCGCATGCAGGTAGCATTGCTAAAGGAGAAGCTTGGTTTTGATGATGCATTCAACTACAAAGAAGAAACTGATTTGAAATCCACACTCCAAAGGTAAGTAAGGGTTGGACTGTAAACATTAAGCTTATATATGATGTAGGGGTGTTTAGAAGTatgataatagttgttttttaaaatgtttttatttaaaaatatattaaaataatatttttttttatttttttaaaaattatttttaatatcagcacatcaaaacgatttgaaaacactcaaaaattaatttgaagtaaaaaaaattaaaatttttcaatattttaaaactaaaaaacaaacatgctcatgaactaaaaaaaagagagaagatttAAGTTATTGTCAAATAACaatctcaactcaatagtttaagctgttaggtgaggtttcaggatatgatttatataattttctaacaCACCTCTTCAAGACCGCTTAGTAATCAAGGttttgatatcatgttaaagaaccatctcaacccaataacttaagttaagatctcaagatataatttatataattttttatcaactttcaaaataataaaatgaaaaagggtaaccaataacaattaaatgaaagaTGACGGCATTACtcacaaaattcaatttgatcaaaTTGTAATTGATGGTCAAAGatttatattaagttgattgaatAGTATGATTTAGTTGACCAAAAATagtaaatcataaaataaagcaaacacATAGTTTTAAATGATTCCAATATTAACGTCGACAAGGAAAATGgataaatcatgaataaaaattcactaatcaacattatattatagacagcaaaaaaaaaccttagaaaTGAGCTTTtgtgtcaaagaatcatctcaattcaatagcttaagctgttagatgaggtactaggatatgatttatattattctctaacacacccccttaAGTGAAAGccatttggacttgaaacttgcacagacccacattaccttgtgcttaattttttatcaaataaatggagatggtgagattcgaactcgtgaccgcttgatcatcaagactctgataccatgttaaagaaccatatcaacccaataacttaagctgttagttgagatcccaagatatgatttatattattctctaacacactccctcaagtgaaagccttttcggcttgaaacttgcacaagtcCACATTACattgtgattgatttttatcaaataaatagggggTGATaaaattcgaactcgtgactacTTGGTTatcaaaactctgataccatgtcaaagaaccaggatttattttatattattttctaacatactCCTTCAAGTGAgtttttggacttgaaacttgtatagaCCCACATTACTTTGAAAGTGTATTTTGACCTCTAGTTAGCTATGTTATCAGCATTATATTATAGAGCTTTAAATCAGCTTTTCAAGTTAAgctatatctatatatatatatataaaaaggatttatttttttcccatgtgACTGCTTTTTTATTCCCACACATCACAGGTACTTCCCTGACGGAATCGATATATATTTTGACAACGTTGGGGCAGAAATGCTAGAAGCAGCAGTTGCTAAAGCTCGGTAGAGTAGCAGCATGCGGGGTAATTGCTGAGTATACAGATGGTGGAAAACGAGCAGCACCGAATATGATAGACATAATCTACAAGAGGATTAAAATCCAAACTGATCACTCGAACCTTCATTCAGATTTTATAACTACAACAATTGATTATATCCGTAGTGGGAAGATTAAGGTGTTAGAGGACATATCTGTTGGTCTGGAGACCATCCCTTCAGCTTTCACTGGACTATTTCACGGTCATAATGTTGGGAAGAAGATTGTAAGAATTGCAGATGAGTGATTGGGAAGGGATAGAagcctctttctttctttctttctttttgaacaATGATTTGCTATGATTATTTCCttaatattgttgttattaaatGGGCATCATTACCGTTAGCAATATTAGGGTTTTGAgaatattaacatgatttattaCGTTGGTGAAGTTCAAATCATTGGTTTGAATTATAAAGATTATTTCTCTATAAGGAATGTAAaaccattaatataaaaaaatcaatatatgtgGTTTAGGTTTTACAAACATGATGATGGATTATGTTATCGAAGAATTATTTCCTACCGTTCAAAAATGGTAGAAATTCTCGTTGCCCAACACATGGCAATCTTTTGAATTATCCAAATGCTACTATAAGTACAATCATTAATCTTTACTTAAGAAATAAATCTTCTTATAGACTAATTATTGTATTATAGAATCAAAGATTTTAAttgactaaatttaaaaaaattaattaattgtatctACGCATaacatgttagaaaataatataaattatatcttggaatCTCACCTAATAGattaagtttttgggttgaaatagttttttgatatggtatcagaatCTTGATAactaagcggtcacgagttcgaatcttattatcttcatttatttgatatGTAAGTATAtgtaaatttcaagttcaaaaagtttttatttaaaaaaatatattaaagaataatataaatcatatcttgaatcctacctaataatttaagattctgagttgagatggtttttttgatataatatatatctttaaaaGGTTTCTGTGGGCTAACGAAGAAGGAATTCCTACTGTccaagagaataaaaaatcaacgtTCTGTGTCATCCTAATTAGCTCGATGAGAGCCGAATCTAagtaaactatatattttaatatatctaaaatattgtttctttattttaatttctcatggTTCCATGAATAGAGAAGTCCCTTTTCATTAAAGGCAGTCAAAATAATCCTTACAAGCCAACCCCATCTCGTTTGACAATCCTATTCAAGGTAGATGGATGAATGTAACGGCAGCTCATTTATTATTAGACAACGTAAGCTTGTTAGCCTGTGATTCTTTTTCTTGGCTATTTGATCCACACCTTAAAATTGTTTCTATTTTAGTCCCTTGTGCTTCTTTTTTATCTCGATTAGCACCACTCTATTAAGGTTCAATTTCCATCCATTAACAGATTTAGCAGAGCCTCGTGCATAAACCAATAAAACAGTGGCTCCTTTCCTTTAAATGACTGATCACAACATAACTTGGCCATCGCCGATCGATAGACGGAACCCTGAAAAAGGAGTGACATTCCAAAGAAATAGATAGAACATAGGAACCAATTATCAGAAGTTTAAAGTATTAGGGACCAAGTTGTTGACTAAAGGCTGcaaccatttttctttctttggttcGTTTTTCAAAAACAGTATGCATTTACAATGGTGTGCTCTTACAGTTTTTGCGCCAAACGTTGCCAAAGAAAGTACTCTAGCCATCATTTATTGAGAagcagccaaaagggaaaaaaagagagttaaaatTGGAAGTTAACAAGGCAAGGCAAAGGGAGATGTTCCATGTCTCTTCATgggctatatatataaaatgcataGAGGATGAGACGCCTGGCACGGTCATCAAGAAACGTGTTATGGATTTCGGTGCACTTTTTGCCGCGTGTGCTTTTAAcctccccctcctcctcctcctgatCCTCCTGGATTGAGTATTATACGAGTGGAACGCTGTTTAACCCCTGCTGCTTTCGGAGCTCTGTTAGTGAGAGGTACGTATAGCACAAGAGACTAATATGAATTGGTGGCATAAGATGAGGAAAGCTTGGTTTGCTATCTCTTCAAGAGTCAAGTTTCATAAAGCTGGTTTGTTTTGGCTTCTTATCATGGTTTATTTCCTTTTACTGCACCAGAGTCTTGTCCATTGTAGATGGAAATGTAACTTGCTTGAACCCATGATTGTAGTCTAATAGGAGAATTGATGTTGATGTCATTGTTTTATGATTAAGCAGGTTCAGGAGGTGGCAGGGGTGGTGCGACTAGTCGGAGTGCTAGTGGTTTGTTGAAGTTGCAAGATGACGTACAAATGTGTGGGTATAAAGATGTGGAAGTGATGTGGAATATGTTTATTGAATCCAATCGACAGCAAATGGCAGCAGCAGAAGTGACTTCAACTTCAAAACCCACCAGCAAGCAAAACCAAGGGCCTTCTTCTTTGaggtctttcttttggtgtaaCAACTCTACAACTACCACTACAGCTTCGTTTACTTCATTAAATCAAGTTCTAATTACCACAGCAGAAAAGGATACAGAAATAATTGAGGGGTAGGGTACAtatgtttagtttagtttttgcTCATCGAGAAAAGGGAAATGGGGTATATGCTTTCTGTAACATTTGTGCTCACAGGAATACAGTTCACcagaattataaaaattacagtATTTTACAACCTCTCAAGTTTTCTTCTTTGGTTACATATTCTTAAGTTTATAGGTAAATTCTTGGACCTTGGCTATCTATATATGTAGTACCATCAACATTTTCTTCAACTAAGAACAGGAATATTTTGCACGTCCATGATGAGAAAGCACTTGCCATTCAGAATCAGACTGGGGGTTGAGTTCTGAACCTAAAACCTTGCAGGGATGACAAGTGTAAAAAGAAAGTTGCTAACTTTTAGAAAATGGAGAACTTGGGGATTGAACTCAGTTGAGCACGCACATTTCCAGTAAGATTAATTATTAGTGATTTTGAGGTTGGCATGTCGTGCTGATATCTGTGAAGAGTCGTAGCTCTTGGATCTGGTGAGTGAAACTTTTGTCCTTAGAAATTTTGAACACTACGGTCAATGGAATGCTGACCCCTCAACTTTCTCTATCTGGATAATCCAGACTGTAAAACTTTGGTTTAAGCCCTTGTGGTATGTTTTCAACTGAATTCCTAAGACTTCTGCTACTTACTATGCACAGTATCCTGGTGAAAATCCGGTTCAACCTTTTATCAAGTAAATTCACTAGTTGGTAAGATATTATCCAtcaaaaagcaattaaaagaaacatgTTTTGATAGTTTCAACATGATCATCAGTATTTAAAGGAAAAGGGATGGTACTTGCATTGCTAGTTATCATTTGTAGGCAAATCGCCTGAAATTGAATTAAAGCATCAGGAAAGAGCATAAAACAAAAGACAAGTCTTAAGAACTGAGTTCAAGGAACCTTTGTGCCATGGGATGCTTGGCTTCTGATAATTCATCAGGAGGCAAACCACATCAGCAATCCTCTGAGTTTGTTTGACGCTTTGAGAGACCATAATAACTGGCAGCCTTTgatgtttctttaatttcagaAGAACATCCTCTATGTTTTGTGTTGATAGTGAATCCAATGCACTGGTTGGCTCATCCAGCAGCAAAACCTTTTAAAACACAGAAGAACAGCATTTATTGGCCACTTAAATGCAGACATGGAATAGCAGAGGATTCGATGCATGAAAACTTGATGCAAAGGAATTCATTCAAATCGCCAAGATTTTCTGTACATTTCAATAGGCATTACCTCTGGTTCATTCGCTAGAGTCCTAGCAAGTGCAACTCTTTGAGCTTGCCCGACAGATAACTCATTAAATTCAAAGTTAGTAGATTagtatcttttaaatttgaatttgtttgaatttcttttctatttaagtGTTAGTTAAGTAGAATTTTGAGATTATAGAAAAACTTAATGGGATTTTTTAAGTGTTCagaaactatttttatatattttttaattaagtctttgtagttaattccttttaattcaataaaacctGAATTATTAGATTTGTTACATAATCTTTTTGTAAAAGGAAGAATCAAGGTCCGCAAGCGAGAGCAACTTGTAAGCCTCATCGTCGGTAAGCTTCTTCCCCTTCAATTGTGGTCCATATCTTATGTTATCTACAACTGTGCCTGACAGATCCGATAGCGTTTCTTATAGGTACCAGACATATATCCGTCTAGTATCGCCATCTGCCGTTATCTGCTGTTGCTGCTACAACTGGGATTTCAAGTGGGAAGATGCTGCACCCAATCCCAAAGGAAGAGTCAATATTGTAATCTCCAAGAAGCATGGCAGTAGGCATGCAGTGGTGGTTAAATGCATCACAGTGAAATACTTACTGGTATGCttaagaattaattataaaactgCAGCAATTAGGCATTCTACCATCATAATATTACATAGAAGTAGACAAGAGCACAGAAAAGCAGATTATAGCTACTTCAAATTTCAGAAAACAACAATCAGTGTCTTGCCTGCCAAATGCCAATCAACATTGATGGCATGCTACTTGAACTGTAGAAGACTCTCTAAGGATTCCGAAATCGAAACGGCCTAAAACTTCCTAAGCTGTAAATTGTAATCTACAAAGAGCTCTTTGCCTTTGTAGGgctagatttcaaaaaaaaaaaaagagtaagcaATAACATGCCACCCTCTGTGATGATCTATGTTTGGCTATTAACACAATCACCCCCACCAatcattagaagaaaaaaaatgaataacttaaaacaattattattaaacatTAACAAGCATATTATACAGTTTTTGATTGATAAGCCAATGGGTCAAAACATAATTGAAACTCTATGTCACAGGTCTTGCAAAGAGGAGATGAGTAACAGGGGAAGAAGGAATCAAGACATTTGGATTATATGACTGTTTAAGGAATCGTAGGGCTATCTCAAAAAAACACTGATTTACTCATGTAAAACACACCGTTTACcaagttgttgtttttatgaAGTTAGGAGAACTGTCACATGTTGGCTTAAGCATAGGGTACTCTTAGCTACTCTTAGTTAGCATATTTGGTGTTATATGTAACCGATTGTCAGCTATAATGAAGTAGAAATGATGAATTAATAGATTCTCTCTCGCTCACACGCAcacaccctctctctctctttttccctcTTCATCTCTTTCCCTCCTGCTCCTTTCCAAACCTCTGACCTGCATTATTATTCCATTGAAATCCATTGTTGGAATCAGGGCATTAACCTATCAGCCAAGAAAATACTCTTGGATACTATCCTCGGAAGGTGATACATAGCTCAAACCTGTACAACGGTGATTAACATGTAAAACTCGTGATTCAGATTATAAGACTATAATAACTCTATAGAATGCAAATCGAGATAAATTTAAAAGCCTAAttataatcaaccaaatattaaaaaaataataataataatttaaagaaaaataaataaatagcaacCTATGTACACCTATGTAAACAGGACAAACCCACAACCTAAATCATGAGAACTAGATTACCTcatagaatataaataaataaataatgcaaagGCAGTCCTTAACAAACCCATTGTCGAAGtacaaaattggaaaaaaataattttaagaaaagcaatgaaaaaaaaacaacccaagttAATCTGGATTAATAACCAAACTAGTACATAGGTTATGAGACTGAAATAACATTACagaaaacaaactgaaaacaaaaaactatgctttttttaaataaataaaagttaatctatataaaaataatttatcccaccataataaaaaaaaaacctttattggtttataattttttaaaaaatataaactctttgattttatttaaaaagggtTGTTTGTCGAAAACTAGAGCACGAGTATTTGATGCTCAAAAACTACTTTCTCAACTcatttttaacttaaaacacCTATAAGACATTTCATGGACCTTAATAAACTCATTCAAAACATCAAATAACTCAAAAACtgatttaaaaatccaaaatcaaattgaatccaTAAAACTTCTTGAACTCAGATCTACTTCATTAGGCGATGAGAAAGATAAAGAACACCTAGGTAAGACTTCCCTCATTGAATGAGACCTTTTGATGAAACTAAGATTAACTATTTTTATGGCTTAAATCAGTGTCAACTAGAACTTTCTTTTTCTGTCACTAAAATTCAGCatctttctctcctctctcaaattaaaaactaaaataatgaagttttgaaccaaaattaaaattttcaaaaccaaatggaccacaaaaaagaaattagtaaATATGAGGATGAAAGTAAACTTTTTATGCAAACTTGGAAGTTACCACCTACTTTTCTCaccttttataatttgattcttCACCTTTCAATCCTAACcttttttaacaaatcaaagtcaATTGGCCATCAATTTAGCCACAAAAGGACTTAATTGAggaggaaaaaaattcaatgattaaaatgaaaatttctcatttttaaGAAAACGTATATTTATTTgtgtgaatgaaaaaaaaaagagtgttaatttttttttatataaccatCTTACTTAACTAATATAGATTTCTTTATTTACTTATCAGAAGTTAGGCTTTACAAATAAGCAAATACTTAAAAGTTATAAAACTTGTATCAATGTCGAATCTTGATTTcgtgttttattaattacaatttattttccaaataaaGTAATGGTATTTTATACGAGTGCAGTTGTGCAGTCGCTCAAATAGTGTTTGGGCAGATCTGAGATTAGTCCCTCAACTTATATAGTGAGCTTCAATTGAATtctcaaaagaacaaaaaaaataagaacttcaATTGGATCTCTAAAGTTTAGATATTATCAATTATACCCTTTTGTTTAAAATCGACAAAATGTTTAACAAACAATACCAAAAACCttcaaatatactaaaatagcATCGTTTTTATtgcatatataaaatttaaacttcagATGGGATGCATGAACAAATCTGGATTGAGGGGTATAATTGAGAGTGACAAATACTTGGAGGACTCTTCTGatagtttatttttgtaagGACTCATTTGATATATGGATAACTTTGTAAGGACTCAACTAGCACTAATGTCCCCCTTTCTTCTAAGAAGTCTTGAATTTAAATCTcttttatgtaataaaaaaaatattataaaactaatttCAGATTTccctcctcttttctttctgaAGGAGATAAAGCAcccaaaaataaactaattctagaaaaagaacagaatacttaattattttccgaaataaaaaaacaatactccAAGCGACTTTGGATTCGTGAATTTGAAAAGAGGGGCCTGAAGTTTATAAGGTTTGCAGCTTGAATtagttttcaattaatttctacTTTTTGTCTGCAGGTAAtggacaaataatttttataattaagagataaaaaaaagttagatgTCATGGCCACCCGTGAGAGAACAAGTCAATTGAGAAAGCAGACAAATGGGACATGAAATAAACGGGCGATTAACATGCCTAATGGCTCTTTTAAGTTTGCATGCACAGCTTCAAGCAGTATGTAAGGAAAGGAAAcgccaaatttattttgttttttttttaaatagaaatgaaaagacAGCAGGAATATTGATTCTGTACGTCTTATGGCTTATGAAGTGCTCTTCCGGCAAGCAAAGCAGCTTCCATGACTACAGATATAACATGAATAACTTCATCAGCCCTGCATTTGTTTCCCTTGAACGTCCGAGCACCTGTTTTGAAATTGCTCATACAACTGATGAAGTTTTGGCTACACTCTTGACTTAGATAGCTATCTGCAATATTGCACCAtcaacacacaaa encodes:
- the LOC7474701 gene encoding 2-alkenal reductase (NADP(+)-dependent), producing the protein MEVNNRYITITKHIQGSAKESDFELKVAPLGLSVEPGSNDIIVKNLCVSIDPYQLNRMKSYSSSQKTVQAADGISPGQPIDALGVAKVLVSDNPEFVKDDLVVGFVHWGEYSVVKGGGMLRKVDPKTELPLSYHAGILGLSGLTAYAGLFEICKPKKGDKVFVSAACGSVGNLVGQYAKLSGCYVVGCAGSRDKVALLKEKLGFDDAFNYKEETDLNSALTRYFPDGIDIYFDNVGADMLEAAVANLNPFGRVAACGTIAEYSETAKRAAPNMIDVIYKRIKIQGFLAMDHKSLHSDFLSTTTEYIQNGKIKVQEDISIGVESIPLAFIGLFRGDNVGKKIVKIADE
- the LOC7474703 gene encoding uncharacterized protein LOC7474703, with protein sequence MNWWHKMRKAWFAISSRVKFHKAGSGGGRGGATSRSASGLLKLQDDVQMCGYKDVEVMWNMFIESNRQQMAAAEVTSTSKPTSKQNQGPSSLRSFFWCNNSTTTTTASFTSLNQVLITTAEKDTEIIEG